A segment of the Flavobacteriales bacterium genome:
CAATGCTGTTTCTGAAATTTTAGAATATATGAATTTGGGACAATTCGATGCGCTAAATATTCCTGATTTCACAGAAATATTAGAATACCATATTGCCGAAGGCAGATGGTTGGCTGAGGATCTATATAATGGCTTACAGTTACTGACAGCTCAAGGTCAATCACTAAATATCTCACAAAATGAACAGGGTACGTTTGTTAATGGTTCCCAAGTCATCTCAACTGATTTTGAGGCTTATAATGGGGTTGTACATGTCATTGATTATTGTTTAGCTCCTCAAGGTATGCCTGAAGCTACTGTTATGGAAATTATAAGACAGAGTGATAGTCACCAAATTTTAGAAGAAGCCATAATAGCAATTGGCTTAGACGATGAATTATCTGTACAGGCATCCATTGACAACAGTATTTCTGGTCCCGGTCCTTGGACTGTATTTGCTCCTACCGATGATGCTTTTGCAGTTCTTGCCGATGAATTAGGGATCCCCGCTAGTGAGCTTTTGAATTCACAATTTTTATCTAATATAGTCAATAATCATATAGTAAATTATGAAATTTTTGGTGAGGATATGTACTCTGGAAATGTGGCAAATACCTTGCAAGGAGAACAAATTCAGTTTGACTATATAGATAGTACTTTTTACGTTATTGGCGAACAAAATACAGTTGTGGTAACCGTTCAAGATTTATACGCTTTCAACGGTGTTGTTCATGTTATAGATGCTGTTATCAAACCTTTTATTCCAGTTTTGGAGGGCACTTGCGGTATTTGGCGCTTGGTATTATCATCATACTCTGATTACAGCTGGGGTGACTCCGAGTTACTGCTCTACAAGAATGATGTATTTATCGAATCTCTGACAGTTTTCGATGGTGGCGCAGATAGAATTTATGACTTTGGCGTAGACAACGGTGATGAAATAGATTTATATTTTATAGATGAAGGTGGATATCCTCAGTCTTATAAACTATATAATTCCGATGAAGAGCTAGTTGTTAATGCCACTTCTACACCGCAATTTTCTTCTTTAGATAGCTATACAGATATTATTGCCTGTGAAGAATTTGGTGAGGATCACTGCGGCAAGGTAAAAGTTCAAATGTTTAGTGATTATGGCGTTGGATGGTATGGTGGCGGTCTAAATGTTTATAGAAATGGAGTTTTTGATAAACAAATAGATTTTTTGTTAAGTTACGCTCAAACTACTTTTATCAATACCAATTATAACGATACGCTTAACTTCGAAGTACTCAGCCCTGCTTATCCGGATGAAACGGGCTATTTGATTTATGACATAAATGGTCAAATAATACATGATGCAAATGAAGTTAATTTTGCTCCACAAAATAGTCCTGATTTGTTATTTTGTGAAGTCACTACTCCAAATATTTCGTGGGATTGTTTAGAAGACGCTTGTGTTGAGCTATCTGATGATACAGGTAATTTTTCTTCTATTTCTGAATGTCAGGAGGTTTGCGGTACATCTGCCATAACCGAAAATGATATTGAATTTAGTATATACCCTAATCCATCATCAGGAGTGTTTAATATCCAATTTAATTCTGGTGATGAAGATGTTCATATCACAGTTACAAATATAGTGGGTAAGCAGGTATTTAAGCAAACGGTAAACACTAAAGACCAATACGATACGCCAATTGATTTATCTACTCTTCCTAAAGGGATTTATAATCTATCGTTAACTACAAGCATGGAAATAAAAACTTATAATCTTGTTTTTCAGTAATTAAGTTTACAATAGGGTCGGTTAAGCCCGTTCAAGTGGAATTCATCCTAACAGACGTTTTCCACTTTTTTTATGCATAATGTTTTCTTACCCAGTCGTCGATTTTTTGAAACAAAGGCATTAGGTCTTTACCCGCTTGCGTAAGTCCATATTCAACTCTTGGAGGAATCTCTTTATAAACGGTTCTAACGATTAACTTATCTTCTTCCATTTGCCTTAAATGTTCTGTAAGAACTTTTCTAGAAACAC
Coding sequences within it:
- a CDS encoding helix-turn-helix domain-containing protein, with the protein product MKGIEELCPTSIFEEKLGGKWKLAIIYNLRNRNLRFGQLANLVDGVSRKVLTEHLRQMEEDKLIVRTVYKEIPPRVEYGLTQAGKDLMPLFQKIDDWVRKHYA
- a CDS encoding fasciclin domain-containing protein — encoded protein: MKSLSLSIAILLNFVGLSTLAQCEADHTIILNNFEFVPSELTITPGETVAFVNIEGEHTLNGITNSITDEPYNNPSEIFLEQTTGDVEGVCMGVVSFDTAGVFNFDCSVGYNAQAGMTLSITVDAFDLNDLMIDMYNVQEVPIFQSSYAFSYYGDTFLTQSAPWTIFVPNNNAVSEILEYMNLGQFDALNIPDFTEILEYHIAEGRWLAEDLYNGLQLLTAQGQSLNISQNEQGTFVNGSQVISTDFEAYNGVVHVIDYCLAPQGMPEATVMEIIRQSDSHQILEEAIIAIGLDDELSVQASIDNSISGPGPWTVFAPTDDAFAVLADELGIPASELLNSQFLSNIVNNHIVNYEIFGEDMYSGNVANTLQGEQIQFDYIDSTFYVIGEQNTVVVTVQDLYAFNGVVHVIDAVIKPFIPVLEGTCGIWRLVLSSYSDYSWGDSELLLYKNDVFIESLTVFDGGADRIYDFGVDNGDEIDLYFIDEGGYPQSYKLYNSDEELVVNATSTPQFSSLDSYTDIIACEEFGEDHCGKVKVQMFSDYGVGWYGGGLNVYRNGVFDKQIDFLLSYAQTTFINTNYNDTLNFEVLSPAYPDETGYLIYDINGQIIHDANEVNFAPQNSPDLLFCEVTTPNISWDCLEDACVELSDDTGNFSSISECQEVCGTSAITENDIEFSIYPNPSSGVFNIQFNSGDEDVHITVTNIVGKQVFKQTVNTKDQYDTPIDLSTLPKGIYNLSLTTSMEIKTYNLVFQ